A genome region from Camelina sativa cultivar DH55 chromosome 10, Cs, whole genome shotgun sequence includes the following:
- the LOC104718195 gene encoding U-box domain-containing protein 8-like, protein MAFELPNDFRCPISLAIMSDPVILQSGHTFDRVSIQRWIDSGNRTCPITKLPLSETPSLIPNHALRSLISNFAHVSPQESSRPRTQQEHSQQSQSQALISTLVSRSSSNASKLESLSRLVRLTKRDSLIRRKVTESGAVRAALDCVDSGNQVLQEKSLSLLLNLSLEDDNKVGLVADGVIRRIVAVLREGSLDCKAIAATLLTSLAVVEVNKATIGSYPDAISALVSLLQLGNDRERKESATALYALCSFTDNRKRVVDCGSVPILVEAADSGLERAVEVLGLLVKCREGREEMSRVSGFVEVLVNVLRNGGLKGIQYSLFILNCLCCCSREIVDKVMREGVVGICFGLEDNESEKIRRNATNLVHTLLGNPMNS, encoded by the coding sequence ATGGCCTTTGAGTTACCAAACGACTTCAGGTGCCCGATCTCCCTCGCGATTATGTCCGACCCGGTCATCCTCCAATCGGGTCACACCTTCGATCGGGTCTCAATCCAACGGTGGATTGACTCAGGCAACCGAACTTGTCCAATCACCAAGCTCCCGTTATCAGAAACCCCTTCTCTGATTCCTAATCACGCACTTCGTAGCTTAATCTCAAACTTTGCTCATGTGAGTCCTCAGGAATCATCACGACCTCGGACTCAGCAAGAACACTCTCAGCAGTCTCAATCCCAAGCTTTAATCTCAACCCTCGTCTCTCGATCGTCTTCTAATGCATCAAAGCTCGAGTCTTTGAGCCGCCTTGTTCGTCTCACGAAGCGAGACTCGTTAATCCGGAGGAAAGTTACTGAATCAGGAGCGGTTCGTGCGGCTCTGGATTGTGTTGACTCTGGTAACCAGGTTTTACAGGAAAAGTCTCTGTCTTTGCTTTTGAATCTTAGTTTAGAAGATGATAACAAAGTTGGTTTAGTTGCTGATGGAGTGATAAGACGGATCGTTGCTGTGTTACGGGAAGGGTCACTTGATTGTAAAGCCATTGCTGCTACTCTGTTAACGAGTTTAGCTGTTGTTGAAGTGAACAAAGCTACTATTGGATCGTATCCTGATGCAATCTCTGctcttgtttctcttctccAGTTAGGGAATGATAGGGAGAGAAAGGAATCTGCCACGGCGCTTTACGCTCTTTGCTCATTTACTGATAATAGAAAACGTGTTGTGGATTGTGGGTCGGTGCCTATATTGGTTGAAGCAGCTGACTCAGGGCTGGAGAGAGCAGTGGAAGTGTTGGGGCTTTTGGTTAAGTgtagagaaggaagagaagaaatgaGCAGAGTAAGTGGGTTTGTTGAGGTTTTGGTTAACGTTTTGAGGAATGGGGGTTTGAAAGGGATTCAGTATTCTCTGTTTATACTCAATTGCTTGTGTTGTTGTAGTCGAGAAATCGTTGATAAGGTTATGAGAGAAGGAGTTGTAGGGATATGCTTTGGTTTGGAGGATAATGAGAGTGAGAAAATCAGAAGGAATGCTACTAACTTAGTCCATACTTTACTTGGGAATCCAATGAATTCATGA
- the LOC104718196 gene encoding transcription factor bHLH103-like — MTEEFDTARFCTGAWWSSSNSIFPGCSLPRSAEVVVDSGRYEWQNIDTLNAKTYNENYLDTSTFLGSAITDSTSQTYVSSQYNLHGEERFGTINSFLEGLFDSNEQLLVPNCPKPELFESFHFFDDVFLDESRMVSVFDHEIKDKPKDDNMQSCKSLVTCKRASEKTEEHEDIESSQPLKRPRLETPSHFPSFKVRKEKLGDRITALQQLASPFGKTDTASVLQDAIEYIKFLQEQIIEKVSSDPHLNSRGSGEQKQWSGKSSNSTHDQGCSPRQDLRSRGLCLMPISSTFSTPSQHLDTSSFWN; from the exons ATGACGGAAGAATTTGACACCGCGAGATTTTGTACCGGAGCATGGTGGAGCTCCTCCAACAGCATCTTCCCCGGCTGTTCTCTACCTCGTTCCGCGGAAGTTGTCGTCGATAGCGGCAGATATGAATGGCAAAACATTGATACCCTCAATGCCAAAACCTACAACGAGAACTATCTTGATACTTCCACATTCTTAGGCAGTGCAATTACCGATTCCACCTCACAAACCTACGTTTCGAGTCAATATAATCT CCATGGAGAAGAAAGATTCGGTACGATAAATAGTTTTCTAGAAGGATTGTTTGATTCTAATGAACAATTATTGGTTCCTAACTGCCCGAAACCAGAACTATTCGAAAGCTTTCACTTCTTTGATGACGTTTTCTTGGACGAATCAAGAATGGTATCAGTTTTCGATCACGAGATCAAAGACAAACCAAAGGACGACAACATGCAATCCTGCAAGAGTCTGGTTACTTGCAAG AGAGCAAGTGAGAAAACTGAAGAACACGAAGATATTGAGTCATCACAGCCATTAAAAAGGCCAAGACTTGAGACACCATCTCATTTTCCGAGCTTCAAA GTTCGTAAAGAGAAACTTGGAGATCGAATCACCGCGCTTCAGCAGTTAGCTTCACCCTTTGGCAAG ACAGACACTGCTTCTGTCCTCCAAGATGCTATAGAGTACATCAAGTTTCTACAAGAACAAATTATT gaAAAGGTCTCGAGTGATCCACACCTGAACTCTAGAGGATCTGGTGAACAGAAGCAG TGGTCAGGCAAATCAAGCAATAGTACTCATGATCAAGGTTGTAGTCCAAGACAAGACCTTCGAAGCCGCGGTCTTTGTCTGATGCCGATCTCAAGTACTTTCTCCACCCCTTCGCAGCATTTGGACACATCTAGTTTCTGGAATTAG